Proteins encoded in a region of the Vitis riparia cultivar Riparia Gloire de Montpellier isolate 1030 chromosome 7, EGFV_Vit.rip_1.0, whole genome shotgun sequence genome:
- the LOC117917740 gene encoding putative indole-3-acetic acid-amido synthetase GH3.9, giving the protein MEGKRLEYRGEEALKELEKFTAKADEVQENILKEIIARNCETEYLKKYMGGSKDVLEFKQSVPVITYKDIHPYIQRIANGEDSSLISGHPITEMLCSSGTSGGEPKMMPSIAEDLNRRTFLYNLIMPIMNQYIPGLDEGKAMFLYFVKAEMSTPCGLPARAVLTSYYKSKNFRCRVRDAFNDFTSPDQAILCTDSNQSMYCQLLAGLVHRHQVLRLGAVFASALLRAISFLERHWVHLCNDIRTGHLDSSITDPECRSSMSTILSSPNPHLADEIEEICSHPSWKGMLSQLWPRAKYIEAVITGSMAQYIPSLEYYSGGKLPLVCTMYASSECYFGVNMKPLCDPADVAFTLLPNMCYFEFIPLGENGTLLMDMDEEEGVPKEKLVDLVHVRLGCYYELVVTTFAGLNRYRIGDVLQVTGFHNRAPQFRFICRRNVVLSIDNDKTNEEDLHRSITMAKKLLEPYNALLVEYTSYADTSSLPGHYVLYWEITHCISTDSPTPLDSKVLEECCIAVEEELDYIYRRCRTHDKSVGPLEIRLVQPGTFEDLMDLFISQGGSINQYKTPRCIKSSNALKLLNSNVEASFFSPRDPRWIP; this is encoded by the exons ATGGAAGGGAAAAGATTGGAGTACAGAGGTGAGGAGGCATTGAAGGAACTGGAAAAGTTCACAGCCAAGGCTGATGAAGTTCAGGAGAACATTTTAAAAGAGATAATAGCACGTAATTGTGAGACTGAGTATTTGAAGAAGTACATGGGGGGATCAAAAGATGTACTAGAGTTTAAGCAGAGTGTTCCCGTTATTACTTACAAGGATATCCATCCTTACATCCAGAGAATCGCTAATGGTGAAGACTCTTCTCTCATTAGCGGTCACCCAATAACTGAGATGTTATGCAG CTCTGGGACTTCTGGTGGAGAGCCTAAGATGATGCCCTCGATCGCAGAAGATCTCAACCGCAGAACCTTTTTATATAATCTCATCATGCCAATCATGAACCA gTACATCCCTGGTCTTGATGAAGGCAAGGCGATGTTTCTATATTTTGTCAAGGCGGAGATGTCGACACCATGTGGCTTACCAGCCCGGGCAGTCCTCACCAGCTACTATAAGAGCAAGAACTTCAGGTGCCGAGTGCGTGACGCCTTCAACGACTTCACTAGCCCCGACCAGGCCATCTTGTGCACTGATAGCAACCAAAGCATGTACTGCCAGTTGCTCGCCGGTCTAGTCCACCGCCACCAAGTCCTGCGGCTTGGAGCAGTCTTTGCATCAGCCCTTCTCCGGGCCATATCTTTTCTTGAGCGCCATTGGGTCCACCTCTGCAACGACATCCGCACAGGCCATCTTGACTCCAGCATCACTGATCCTGAGTGTCGGTCATCCATGTCGACCATACTCTCATCCCCCAACCCGCATCTGGCTGATGAAATTGAGGAAATCTGTAGCCATCCATCATGGAAGGGTATGCTCAGTCAGCTTTGGCCTAGGGCCAAGTACATTGAGGCTGTGATCACAGGTTCAATGGCACAATATATACCTTCACTGGAGTACTACAGTGGAGGGAAGTTACCATTGGTGTGCACCATGTATGCTTCCTCCGAGTGTTACTTTGGAGTTAATATGAAACCCTTATGTGATCCTGCCGATGTAGCTTTTACCCTCTTGCCCAACATgtgttattttgaatttataccCTTGGGAGAGAATGGGACACTGTTAATGGACATGGATGAAGAAGAGGGCGTGCCAAAAGAGAAGCTTGTCGACTTAGTGCATGTTCGACTCGGCTGTTACTATGAATTGGTGGTTACCACCTTCGCTG GACTGAATCGGTATCGAATCGGTGATGTGCTCCAAGTGACTGGATTCCACAACCGAGCTCCACAATTTCGATTTATCTGCAGGAGAAACGTTGTCCTCAGCATCGACAATGATAAAACCAATGAAGAGGATCTGCATAGGAGCATCACAATGGCAAAAAAGCTGTTAGAGCCCTATAATGCTCTACTTGTCGAATACACTAGCTATGCCGATACATCATCTTTACCGGGGCATTACGTGCTATATTGGGAGATCACACACTGTATCTCTACAGATTCCCCAACCCCACTTGATTCCAAGGTGCTAGAAGAGTGTTGCATTGCTGTGGAAGAAGAGCTTGATTACATCTACAGGCGGTGCCGCACACACGATAAGTCTGTAGGACCGCTCGAGATAAGACTCGTGCAGCCCGGAACATTTGAAGACTTGATGGACCTTTTCATTAGCCAAGGGGGATCCATCAATCAGTATAAAACCCCCAGGTGCATCAAGTCCAGCAACGCCCTTAAACTGCTTAACTCTAATGTGGAGGCTTCTTTCTTTAGTCCAAGAGATCCTAGATGgatcccttaa